caatatgatattaaaatatctaTTCTAATTTTGTTCTGTAACAAGTAATGtcattttaaaagatttgataatatatttattgaaattaaggaaaaaaacaatggtattttaataaaattgttcctttataaatattaattctcaaagaatttttattttcttgatctGTGTGAAGGAGTATTGCATAATAGATTTAAACTTGTGTAAAGTGTTCTTCCTTCCCTTTGTTCTCGATATAATCAAACTCAATCCTATACTTTTAGGCTtcataaaaataggaaaaaaaaacaccctATACGTTATCCGTTTGTCCTTGCCTCTTTAAATTTTGGAAACTGTATTGTATAGTTTGAGTTGGCCAtctttatctattttcttaCTTAGGATTTAGATGACATACGATTCAAATCTATGGTAGTATGTGTCAAGTCGGCGGGAGAATTTACCAACTGgttcaattaatttaatccCTGGAGaatgaaaattgtttttcacATCTTATTCTAGGAGTGCTGTAATTGTGTTTGCAACTGATTACTGCCAAACACTTCCCTCATTTCCAAGTCTATGCTTTTTTGCCCTCGTTAATTACATTATTTAGGTTGTGACTCACTTTTAttgtaattagtttttttttcattgggccttttaccttaattctcctattaatacttttttatataaaattcttCTATTAATACTTGTtcagaatataaaaatgaaaatattttattgagaaataaaggaaattaatgattttattatttctgatatactctaataaatattttctttatcaatacAAAGTTCCActttttcatctttatattgaaaatgtaattttgttaatcataataaaataaaaagttattattggAATTTGGAAATCACCGGAGTATTAGTAACACAAATTTTTAGaccttttaatataaaaattttctcCTATTAATTCTTTAAgtgttgtttttaatatttaatactatttcATGTACTCACTGGATTAATAGTAGGCAGTAAGGTAAGTAAGAAAGTGTGCTAAGaggatttaaatttttcttaccGTTAGACTGGACTCTTTGGGGGAGATTGCTGCTTATTTAAAGCGCGTTCAATGTAGTTTTGTTTTATCCATTGCCTTCCAGTCATTCAAaataagggtttttttttttatatctttttaatatgAGGGAGGGAGTGCCTAGGACTAGACAGATTTTTTTCAAGTGTTTCATTGCCTCTTGGAAGTAGGAACTCATGCCTGGTATTATAAATTAGTGTGACTCTGActgaaattttctttttggcAGGAACTTAAGAGTCTTGTTTTTAGAGGAAAGCTCACTTGTTGAGAATGATGGTGACTGGCTCCATGAGCTTGCTTTGAATAATACAGTTCTTGAGACACTGAATTTTTACTTGACTGATATTGCCAACGTCAGAATCCAGGACCTTGAACTTATAGCCAGAAATTGCCCCAACTTAAACTCTGTGAAAATTACTGATTGTGAAGTATTAGATCTGGTGAACTTCTTTCGATATGCATCTGCTCTAGAAGAATTTTGTGGAGGTTCCTACAACGAGGAATCGGAGAAGTACTCTGCTATATCATTGCCAGCAAAATTAAGTCGTTTGGGTTTGACATATATTACAAAGAATGAAATGCCCATGGTGTTCCCTTATGCAGCCTTACTGAAAAAATTGGATCTTCTCTATGCAATGCTGGATACAGAGGACCATTGTACGTTAATCCAAAGGTGCCCCAACTTGGAGGTCCTTGAGGCAAGTTTCCATAACTTTTTCTCATTATATTTGCTTACTCTTCAAATTCTTGCAATGATGTTTTGGTGgtcttaatttcttttgatcTAGCCCTCCACATTTAGCCATATACCTCTCTATTTGTATTAATGtttgcttttaagttttttaagtaTTCTCTACAACCCCAAACGCTTTAGATTAAAGCACACatgaaattgtaaaaataatgaaataaatgaaatggatGTGGATGCTAAGTTTGGGATAATGGGTTATATTGAGTTACTAGAACAACTTTTGAAGTATTGATAATAAACTAATAGCCGTTCCTTGTGTGCAGTCAAGGAATGTAATTGGAGACAGAGGATTAGAAGTGCTTGCTCGCTGTTGTAGGAGGCTTAAAAGGCTTAGGATTGAACGGGGAGATGATGATCAAGGAATGGAGGATGAAGAAGGTGTTGTTTCCCAGAGAGGACTAATTGCTTTGTCACATGGCTGTCCAGAACTCGAATACTTGGCCGTCTACGTATCCGACATTACAAATGCATCTCTAGAACACATTGGTACTCACTTGAAAAACCTTTGTGATTTTCGCCTTGTCTTGCTAGACCGCGAAGAGAAAATAACTGATTTGCCACTTGACAACGGAGTGAGGGCTCTACTGAGGGGTTGTGACAAGCTCAGAAGATTTGCTCTATATCTCAGACCTGGGGGATTGACTGATGTAGGGCTCGGTTACATAGGGCAATACAGCCCCAACGTGAGATGGATGCTTCTTGGTTATGTGGGAGAGACTGATGCAGGGCTTTTGGAATTCTCTAAGGGTTGCCCCAGTCTTCAGAAACTTGAGATGAGGGGATGTTCCTTTTTCAGTGAGTATGCACTAGCTATTGCTGCAACTCAACTGAATTCTCTCAGGTACCTATGGGTGCAAGGGTATGGAGCATCTCCATCTGGACGCGATCTTCTGGCAATGGCTCGCCCCTATTGGAACATTGAGTTGATTCCTTCTAGACGCGTTGTTGTTAGCAATCAGCAAGAAGAGCCCGTAGTTGTTGAGCACCCGGCTCATATTCTTGCATATTACTCTCTTGCTGGCCCAAGAACAGATTTTCCAGATACTGTTATACCTTTGGATCCTGCAACATATGTTGACACCTAAACTTGTacataccattttttttttcttcttcttctttccaaggttttttttttctcctttcaaaTCTTGTTTGTAAGTGGTGGGAGTGTTTTAGTTTAGAGGGTTTCAATTTTCTCTGCAATTCCTAAACTGGTGTTCTTTGCTTCTTATCAACTCTTGCAGAAGGTAGTTCCTTTTCCACTGAAGATGctcaattttgtgaatataaaagCATGTATTGTttctatttgttattttttccttgttttttttgttccaatttgtaattttgcaaaattttctCTGGCCTTCTAAGGATTTTAAGTGTGAGATTCATCTTCCCTGGGCTTCCGAAATGGGCAATGAAATTCGTATATCTGTGAGTATTTGCTTAAACTCGTTCCGATTTTGATGGGAAATATTGAAGTTGACTTACGGGTTTGAATTCGGGAATTATCTGACTTTTTTAATCGGGGTTGGGGACGGAGATGTTACTATCCGTCCCATACTCATTCTCGTAACTTTTCgatgatgaaattattaaaattttattaattacttgttaatttttttataatttttacataatttaatatttttttttatgatttttttaaataaatacgcTGCAAAtacaagtagttaaaaataaatgtgtatcaattaattttttaaaaatcagatttttaatataatttattacaaaaaattttataaatctttACATGTTTTGCTTGGTTGAATCGTTTCCTCACCCCCTGACTAAGCAACAAATTAAAGAAGAGTACCTAcaacataaaagtaaaaatgtgTAGAGGTTTTCAAGGGGCCGAAGAGTTCAGATTTGCTTCATGCCGTAGAATCTATAACAAATGTTTTGGTTCAttagatataaattaaattaaatttttctgcACAATGATTGCgcgtttaatattttttctaattataatttttttaattaattcacgtCTCtcgaaaaaattagttaatttaattaattatattaaatctata
The genomic region above belongs to Glycine max cultivar Williams 82 chromosome 14, Glycine_max_v4.0, whole genome shotgun sequence and contains:
- the LOC100793081 gene encoding coronatine-insensitive protein 1, with amino-acid sequence MEDRDAKRMATRLSDVVLDCVMPYIHDSKDRDAVSQVCRRLYELDSLTRKHVTIALCYTTTPDRLRRRFPHLESLNLKGKPRAAMFNLIPEDWGGFVTPWVREISQYFDCLKSLHFRRMIVRDSDLQVLARSRGHILQALKLDKCSGFSTDGLYYIGRYCRNLRVLFLEESSLVENDGDWLHELALNNTVLETLNFYLTDIANVRIQDLELIARNCPNLNSVKITDCEVLDLVNFFRYASALEEFCGGSYNEESEKYSAISLPAKLSRLGLTYITKNEMPMVFPYAALLKKLDLLYAMLDTEDHCTLIQRCPNLEVLESRNVIGDRGLEVLARCCRRLKRLRIERGDDDQGMEDEEGVVSQRGLIALSHGCPELEYLAVYVSDITNASLEHIGTHLKNLCDFRLVLLDREEKITDLPLDNGVRALLRGCDKLRRFALYLRPGGLTDVGLGYIGQYSPNVRWMLLGYVGETDAGLLEFSKGCPSLQKLEMRGCSFFSEYALAIAATQLNSLRYLWVQGYGASPSGRDLLAMARPYWNIELIPSRRVVVSNQQEEPVVVEHPAHILAYYSLAGPRTDFPDTVIPLDPATYVDT